The Canis lupus baileyi chromosome 37, mCanLup2.hap1, whole genome shotgun sequence DNA window AGGAAGATGATGCAGACTGAAAACCATCGGTGGCTGAGCCGATGCAGCTGCCAGCGTGTGGAGGGTGGCGTGGGGGTGTGAGTTAGGTGGGtcccaggcagaagcaggcccctcagAGCAAGGGTTCTCAGCCCATTGGGTGACCAGATGGAACTAGGACTCAGGTCACGCCACCCCTTACCATTGGGCAAGGCCCAGGCCAGGAGGTGGCCCACTGTTGCCTCCTCCCATGTTGTCCCCTGGGTCAGTGTCTCCTCAGGGCAGGCCGGCTAGTGTCCTGAGTCAGTGTCATGGCTGCAGCTCAGGGAGTGGCCAAGGATGGCCTTGTTGCACTATCCTCGCCCCCAGATGGGAAGACTGGACTCCTCTCTGGGGTCTGGCCTTTGTCCTGGAGCAGGTTCCACATTAGGAGACAGGGCCACTTATATCTGTGGGGTAGCTGCCTGAGCTCCTATGCCTGTCCCATGCCCCCTTCCAGACCTGGCCTCTgtctggggaggagaggaaacatGTCTCCTGTGTGAACCTGAGGGCTGGGCTTGGTGGCCACCATGGGGCCTGAACCTGTAGACCGATGGGTGCCCCCTCCGTCTCTACAGACCTACTTGAAGGCCCTCATCCAGTTCATGTCCAGCTAGCTCATTGTCCATTGCTTAATTTCTAGAATGTATGTGTTGctagggttttggttttttttttttttcctttctaagtaAAAAACGGGATTGATATAAATAGCCTCTTTGGGGAACAGATTCTAGTCTGTAATGTATGCACCCATGTAGACTCTTAAGGTGCTGACCCAACAGTAATAAACCTGGAGAGCGccttcctccaaaaaaaaaaaaaaaaaaagaattgcattgtCTGATAAAGTGATCTGGACCCACTTTTGAGCACTGGGAGAGAGGTTGATGTTGGGAGGGgctgcatttttaattttcttgtaaaacaacttaaatttaaaagcaattacTCTGTTCAGTTATTGGAAAAGTTGGGATGTGTTTGAAGAGCTTGGGCATGTTAACCTAATTTTTCCACAGTACATTTTATGAtattgaaatgcaaatcaagtTTTCTACAATAAAAATTTAGTATCAGATTGAATGAAATAGACACCCCATTTAGAGGATTTaggatgaaaaaaagaatgtaaatattgCATTACTAATGtctttatattgattacatattgaaaCAAAGATATTTTGGATTCTTtggattatataaaatatattattaaaatattattattataatattattattatatatattattataatattattattatattattataatattattataagaatacagtatataatacatagcatatacaaaatatgtgtttatcAAGTGTTTCTGTCATCTGTAAGGATTCTGCTCAATTGTAGGGTATTAGCAGTTAggtttgggggagtcaaaagttccacccagattttcaactgtgcggGGAATCAGCGCCCTTAACCTTTGTTCAAGGACCATCTATATTTCTAACAAACCCAGTGACAGAGACTGGCTCCAAACTAAAATGAAACAttgtataaaaaattttaaaaagaacaaaaggaaatgacATTAGGGAACAAAGGGAGGCTTGTCAAAGAAAACATTACTCATCAAAGCAAGAAAAGATAGCTAGCTAGAAAAATTGTCCTTAGAATTCTTCAAGGGCAGGGTATCAGGAGCTGGAGACATCTTGAAGATCTGGgctaacattcttttttttttttcttgaaagtatATTTTGTTAAGAGAGGGCATCCAAAAATGTTTATAACCCAATGATAGTCAAAAATTGCTTGAACTTTTGTCcagagaatgtatattctgtgttttttttttttatttatttttattttttttttttatttttaagcaaagttAATCGCTGATGAAGTGCAAAAGCATTTCATGGATAGGAAGGGAATGGTTTGCTGTTTCTGGAGTCCAGGTAAAGACCGAAAGAGACAGATAAGAAAATCAGGTCAATTCAGTTACAGTGTCTACTATTTGGTCAATGAGTACAGGAAGAATGTCAAGGAAGCACATCATGaagtttcataaatatttatcttgCAGGTTCTAtcgtttaatttttttccagcagGATTCACAGTATGAGACACAGTTTCTGAGATTTGGaagtaaggaaaaaagaataagccATAATGCTTAATATCATAAAAGGTTAAAGACCACACAAAGGACAATGAACTTTAATCATCTCACTGTTTGCTATTGAATGAATGTAGCAAATTTAGCAGGGGTTAATTTGGTAGAGATGCAAATAATTTTTGTCAGGTGTAACAGCTCTATCTCTAAAGGTTTATGGTCTCTTGGACATTACTAATTTTGTTTCAACCTCATTCAACAATCCTATTCCAATATCTCTGTGTTAAGTTATTTATAAGTGCcctaatttcttaaatattctttgaacCTATCagagtattttatctttttctgtcaaTGATGGTTTAAGTAAACTCTTTGTCaacatgtttattttgtattttctgaattGTAATTTCACCTTTTTGAGAAAAGATGAACTAGTGATGTTATGGGACTTTGACTTGATTGGACATGAACAGAGTGTCATAGAGCTGCTGATCCTCTCTACTTCTGTAGGCCTGGGAAATTCAACATTAGGCCCACTGTGGCATGGCAAATCATTGGTGAGCAGGAAGGTTGAAAGTGCAGATGGGAAAGCCGAGTCTCCATCAGGCATGCAGACACCGAGGACAAGGTCCCAGACTAGGGCAGCTCTGAAACTTGCTAAGAAATACCCATATTAAAGGGATAGACTGCACACATCGCCACATACAGCAAAGCCTAAAGGGCCTGCCCAagtgttttgaatttattttacgAGAATGTGTTTCTGTTTGACTGTTTATTAGGGTCTAGTATCTGAAAAATCTGAATTTAGATAATTTGTAGCATGTTGATAATTCCAGTGATTTTTGTCCATTGCAGATAGAAATTCTGTCAGCAGAAAAGATTGTCTAGAGATTACAATTATGCCATAGGACCATAACCCTTTTTGATCTAAATttgctctttttgttttattccaatCTTTGGAGGGGAGGGAAATTTTCCCTCCATCCCTTTTGGTTCTTGGCTGGGGCCTCTGTTACAAAATacagattagcaggagaaaagcaatcaagtttattaacatgtatatttcatatatacatggGAGAAACCCTGGGAGGTGCCTTAGAACCGCAAAGAGGTGTCATACAATATcttcaaaatgacaataaatacataaagtgaCAGGCACAAAGGAAGGCAGGTCTAAGCTTTAAAGGATGAAAACCCTGGGAAGGTAAATATGTGGGAGGAAACAGAGTAGGGTTTGCAGATTCCTCTGGTGTCTCTCTGGGTTGTTGATTCTAGAGGTCTCCCTTATAGAATTCATATCCTGCCTTAAGGCAGAAAATGGAAAGTGTAAAATGGAGCTTTTCTTGTGGTTGTTGCTTAACTGCCTTTAACCCCCAATCTCTGTCAAAGAGGAATACTGTGGGGTAATTATTCCGGTTTCCCTCACTTCCTTGAACTATCCAGTCTTAATGTCCTATTCCTCCTTTGAATGAAGTTTATCTTCCTGATAGTCCCTTATTAATGAGCTATGTATTAGGAAAACTCACTATATGAGACTCAGcttattattttgagttttatacTTTGATAATGCATAACATAATGGCACAAAGACCAATTTCTCCATGTGAAAAATGATCAGATCTGTATTTGCTTTTTTAGGCTGAGGCCTACCTAGTGGATTGGAGATCCATTAAAAAAGCATGACTTGACTCCCCTAGAGTTTTACTCCACTGATAATAGTAATTGTAAATGTTATCCTTTTCTTTCACTCCAAAAGGATAGAAGGCTGCATCTAAACAGGGAGTTCACAACAGTGTGCTTTTTGGCCTTTAGTACCTAGAAGCCATTCTGTGCGGTTATCAAGCAGTTTGAAAGACATCTTGGCAGTAGTAAAGCGTTTTCCTACAATTAAACAATGGATTATATAACCTTACACACAATTACTATGAACACAAGTAGGGCCGTTACCAAATCAGTGCATGCATCTAATAACGGTTCCAGAGtatttttgaaagacaaactCCTTTCACCAAGGAAGCTTTAAGAAAAGTACTACAACAGTTTTTGACAAAGTAGGTGGCTCTGAAAAGAGCCTTATTCAAAGTGCGGGGGTTTATGCCCTCTCCCCGCGGATGCGGCGCGCCAGCTGGATGTCCTTGGGCATGATGGTGACGCGCTTGGCGTGGATGGCGCAGAGGTTGGTGTCCTCGAAGAGCCCCACCAGGTAGGCCTCGCACGCCTCCTGCAGCGCCATGACGGCCGAGCTCTGGAAGCGCAGGTCGGTCTTGAAGTCCTGCGCGATCTCGCGCACCAGGCGCTGGAACGGCAGCTTGCGGATCAGCAGCTCCGTGGACTTCTGGTAGCGCCGGATCTCGCGCAGGGCCACCGTGCCGGGCCGGTAGCGGTGCGGCTTCTTGACGCCGCCGGTGGCCGGCGCGCTCTTGCGGGCCGCCTTGGTGGCCAGCTGCTTGCGCGGGGCCTTGCCGCCCGTCGACTTGCGCGCCGTCTGCTTCGTGCGAGCCAAGACAAAGATACGGAAAAGTAAACTGACGGAAGCAGTCAGCTGCTGGTTCTGACCTTATTCATAGATCAGTCGGGTTCGTAGGTCCCGCGCTGTTATCTAATTGGTTCTCAGGTTGCTTTCCTGAGACATGATTGGATTGCCATTAAGGATGGACTATAGAAACATTATTtcgttacatttattcctagttTACTTGAAATTGAGGTCATAAAAGCGAGGTTTCACTTAAGAGTTGATTTGAATGTACTTCATTGCTCTTTTTGTGAAAAgccagaaacaaacacaaaatatctAGTAAGAATACAGTCGGCCGTAAAACTCATAAAGCCCGCCCTGATAGGTGATTGGGAAGGTAATGGCTCTTTTCCTCCCCAGTTGTTACGTTTTAGACTTTCGGACCGTAACTTGAATATACCACATACACAATTACGTACGTTTTTATATGTAAGCTAAACAAGTTCAACATGGTTTCGATTGCCATCTTTGTCATTTACCTATCTTACGCCACTACCTTAGGTCCTTCAACACTTGAAATGAGCACTACGTAACAAGAACTGAATCAAGAGTTACGCACTTCTTAAAccgagaaattttaaaaatcacatcacCTAGGGTTTTTAAGTATCCCAGCGCTTTCCACAAAATATGGGTGGCTCTGAAAAGAGCCTTTCATTTACGGGATACGGGCTGCTGGGTTAGTAAAGTTTCACTTCCCCTTGGCCTTGTGGTGGCTCTCGGTCTTCTTGGGCAGCAGCACGGCCTGGATGTTGGGCAGGACGCCGCCCTGCGCGATGGTCACGCGGCCCAGCAGCTTGTTGAGCTCCTCGTCGTTGCGGATGGCCAGCTGCAGGTGGCGCGGGATGATGCGCGTCTTCTTGTTGTCGCGGGCCGCGTTGCCCGCCAGCTCCAGGATCTCGGCCGTCAGGTACTCCAGCACGGCCGCCAGGTACACCGGCGCGCCCGCCCCGACCCGCTCCGCGTAGTTGCCCTTGCGGAGCAGGCGGTGGACGCGGCCCACCGGGAACTGGAGCCCGGCCCGCGACGAGCGCGTCTTGGCCTTGGCGCGAGCCTTGCCGCCCTGCTTCCCGCGTCCCGACATAGCTTCTAGCACCTGAGAAAACGAGATCactgagaaattaaagaaatgtcCCTAAGACAACCAAAAGACACCAGTTATAGTGCTGGATGGAAGTGTAAACCTCGAGTTAGGATTGGTTAAAGTCCCGTTTGGCTGTCCAACCAATAAGGAAGGAGATGTGACGCACTCAAATTTACATATTTCCCGTCACTAATTCTTTGTCAAATCAGATCTGGCTATTCTTGCATACCTTATTTGCATAGATGGCCTATAAAAGAAGACACTGTCTTTGTAGGCGGACATTTTAGGACTTTTTCTTGTCTGTTGCTAGATTTCTTCGTCATCGAGATGCCCGAGCCAGCCAAGTCCGCGCCGGCCCCGAAGAAGGGCTCCAAGAAGGCGGTGACCAAGGCGCAGAAGAAGGACGGCAAGAAGCGCAAGCGCAGCCGCAAGGAGAGCTACTCGGTGTACGTGTACAAGGTGCTGAAGCAGGTGCACCCCGACACGGGCATCTCGTCCAAGGCCATGGGCATCATGAACTCGTTCGTCAACGACATCTTCGAGCGCATCGCGGGCGAGGCGTCGCGCCTGGCGCATTACAACAAGCGCTCGACCATCACGTCCAGGGAGATCCAGACGGCCGTGCGCCTGCTGCTGCCCGGGGAGCTGGCCAAGCACGCCGTGTCCGAGGGCACCAAGGCCGTCACCAAGTACACCAGCTCCAAGTAAACGTGCCAAGTAAGCGTCTCCTTCCCAACCCCAAAGGCTCTTTTCAGAGCCACTCCATTCTCACCCAAGGAGTTGTAACACAAGTATTAACATTTAGGCGTCATTTTGGCACTGAAATTGCTGGGAGACTATCGATTTAAAGCAAACGGTCTCCACGTCCTTAGTGAAGCATGCCCTCGGTTTAGGAGTTTATGCAGTTCTTATATTGTCCATGATAACAGCCTTTCCCGAGGCACTCCTTTTCTACCTGGCTTTCCAGGGAATGGTAAGGAGGCTTGAAAGAATTAGGTGTTCTGGCTTTCTCATCCTTCACTTCGTCGTGTGTCCTGGTACTAGCGGTTAATCTCACCGCCCCCTCCACCCTTTATGAAATACACACAGTCCCAGGTTTTtcactccttcctccctccacctcacCAACAAGCCTGAGTTCCACTTggcatctttaaaaattaacttatttcactctggGATGCATCGGTTTTGTCTTTGAAGTGTCTGAAAACCtgtatattttttagtttaactatattaaaaaaatacgtagttttccattttcttgagtAATGCGTTGCTCCAAGCCTCCGCTGATTTTAAAAAGGGTCTTGACTACATTTGAAAGCATTTGCTTATTGCACCTCCTTTTTCCATCAGGCACTTTGATaaccatataaaatatgtgtttattccAGAATACAGAAGTGATTGAATTTGAGGGCAGCGGCAGTCCTATGGGATATGGAGTTTCTTCTAGCCTTACCAAGCCTTTCTTTGTGGCTGACTCAAGACCCTTCAGGAAAGTGAACAAAGAATGCACCAAGAAAAGAGATGAGATATATAGCCTAGTGCTGGAGAGcagataatttatgtaaaagtACTTACCAAAGTGTTGAGAAATCTATCTGATGTGAAGTGTCTTTGAATTCTATCCAGACATCTTTGAAAGAAAACTTTGGTGGGAATGTTCTGCCATGTAAATGAACTTTGGTTCTCATGCTCACTGTGCCTCACTTTATAAAATAAGActattcttaaatattattaaacaATAAAGTTCTAAAATAAACTATGGGTACTTTTGTGAAAAAATGCACAAATGCAACAGTTTGTAATACAAATATACAATTTAGAGGGAATTACATTTGAcacattttttaatgaacattgtgagtataattttccatttctcccatactttatatataataaatggagGCATTTTGAAGTAGAATTATAATTAGAAGTAATAATACTACAATGAGTGGGGCAAATGTTACTCCATGAAATAAGAGTTGCTGCTTTTAAATCCAGACATTTTAAacaccaggaaaaaaaggaaatataaaatgctgTTCTCGAAATTATAGATACTTCAACATCATGGGAGCCTACACTATTTAGGAAGAATTTACATgtataataattctatttatacatttatatttacacaTACATGTAGTTGTAATCTTAATGTCACTGAATACAGAATCACTAATTCCTAAATTATGTGGGTGCATTAATTTCTTATTGTTGGTCTGACAGATTATCACAGATTTAGTGGCTTAAATCAGtacaaatttataatttcataGTTCTGTAGATCAGCATTTGGGTATGGAtttcactgagctaaaatcaaggggTCAGGAATTTGGCCTTTTCGGGGGTCTTTCAAAGAAAATTTGTTcgcttgccttttccagctcctagaGGCTATCATCTTTCCTTGGCACAGGGCTGCCTTTCTCAATTTTCAATGCCAGTGACCTCTGGCCAAATCCTCGGGCTGTTACATCTCTGGTTCTGTATTCAGTTGACCTCTTCCAATTTTAAGTATCCATGTGATTACATAGGGCTCACgtggataattcaggataatctccctttaAAAAATCAGGTAATCGGCAATCTTAGTGCCATCTGCAACGTTTATTGCCCTCTGTTATGGAACCTAACATATTCAGACCCTTATAAATTAGGAGTTAGATATAATCGGGATGGCAGTTTTCTGCCCAGCACAAGGGGTCATAGTGTTTTTAGAATTTGATAGAAAACGATATACTTTCTGCTCTATGAGGGGGAAGACATATGGACAAACTACCATAGGTACTTTCAGGGTGTTTATGGACTCCGGGAAAGGTCATATATACCTTgttcagatatttatttacttctgggactacataaagcaaaaattgactATAACAATAAAAGCTCTAATATACAGCAATCTGGTATTTGAAAACCAATTagattgtttttcattcttttacatttctctccttgttgcttttgttttgttttaagatgcatatattctttgtgtgtgtcatttgtgtcatttgtgtgtgtgcgtgtgtgtgtgcgcgtgcacatTTGTGTCGTGTAGGGAGTAGAGAGTTTGTTATTCATGAAGGAAATTATACAAGAATAGAGTAGTTTTCCTATTTGGGTTGAATCTGTACAAATTTCTTATATGTACATTCTTAGCATTTAATTCAAGTGGGATACCATTCATGGCAGTTTATAACTTTAAGTAGGTTTCTaattacaaggaaaaaagttTAAGTTTCCCTTACTGTTATATATGTCTGCATATGCCAGGGCAGTGGTAGGTTACCAGAATaacatgtttttttgttgttgttgttttgtttttgtttttttttagtttaaaaagaatttttgttgaccaagaaagaaagaagctgatTTAAAATCCACTctggaggaaaataattttaagggaGAGGCACCAAAATATCTCTAAAAGGTATTTCTTTCCCACACTGCCAGCATCATTACTGCAATGTGGGATTTTGCCAATGGTCTCCCTAATCATTAAACAAGTCTTGGGAAAATTCTCATTACAATTAAATAAGCCCATCTTGTAGTCAGCgatatttgtttttcaattttcatgCATTGCCTTGATCCCATTAGTATTTGCAAATTGTATTGCCTTAAGCATATAAGTCCAGGAATCTGGAAATAAACGAGTTTCTTTTTAACCTAACATACCAGTAACAAAAATAGCGCTGCAAATTTCTTAAGCCCTCTTGGCTTTTCATAGAACCAATGTGTAAAGGACACTACATGGAAGGAGTTTCAGTGAAACATCTCTGTACCACCTGAGCCAGGCGTGTAGTCAAAATGGGAAGTAGAGACAAGAGAAATCCATCCTGCCATTAACTATATTTCTACCTTTCTCTTACAACCAGTGAAGAAGTATGTATTTTGAACTGCTAGTACCACACAACCGCAAGCCTAACATTTtcagcaaagcaaagcaaaacaccTTCAGCTGTTACATTAACTCTTAAAGCCATTACAACTTACGCTGAAAAGCTGGCTGGCTCTTAAGTGTCTTAGGGGACATATATGAAGACATTTTGTCAGGCTTATTTGGAGGTCCAGCTCCCAAGGGAAACAGCGGGCGCACGGCCGTCTGGATCTCCCTGGACGTGATGGTCGAGCGCTTGTTGTAATGCGCCAGGCGCGACGCCTCGCCCGCGATGCGCTCGAAGATGTCGTTGACGAACGAGTTCATGATGCCCATGGCCTTGGACGAGATGCCCGTGTCGGGGTGCACCTGCTTCAGCACCTTGTACACGTACACCGAGTAGCTCTCCTTGCGGCTGCGCTTGCGCTTCTTGCCGTCCTTCTTCTGCGCCTTGGTCACCGCCTTCTTGGAGCCCTTCTTCGGGGCCGGCGCGGACTTGGCGGGCTCGGGCATGACGCAGAAGAACTATGCTTCGGAGGTTACAGATATGTGCCCTCCTTACAACGCTCATAATATTTGTATGACTCCTATGGGAGTGAAGTTTTAAGAGTCAGACTGATTGAATAAACTGAAGTTAGTACGGAAATTACGTGTCTTTAATTCTGATTTGTAATTGGTGCAGACGTCAAGATTGTTTTAGCCAATGAAACCGCCTAATTTACAATTCGGCTTGCAAGTATAATTGTTTCTCATTTGCGGAAAGGACTcgtgcttccatttctttttcctttgtaacCCAAGGGTTTAGAGGTTGTTAAGATGTCGGGACGCGGGAAGCAGGGCGGCAAGGCTCGCGCCAAGGCCAAGACGCGCTCGTCGCGGGCCGGGCTCCAGTTCCCGGTGGGCCGCGTCCACCGCCTGCTCCGCAAGGGCAACTACGCGGAGCGGGTCGGGGCGGGCGCGCCGGTGTACCTGGCGGCCGTGCTGGAGTACCTGACGGCCGAGATCCTGGAGCTGGCGGGCAACGCGGCCCGCGACAACAAGAAGACGCGCATCATCCCGCGCCACCTGCAGCTGGCCATCCGCAACGACGAGGAGCTCAACAAGCTGCTGGGCCGCGTGACCATCGCGCAGGGCGGCGTCCTGCCCAACATCCAGGCCGTGCTGCTGCCCAAGAAGACCGAGAGCCACCACAAGGCCAAGGGAAAGTAAAGTggtaaaaaaataacaatcttaATTCATCGAGGTGTTACTTTTAACCAAAGGCTCTTTTCAGAGCCACCCCCATACTCATTGAAAAgggcttacatttttttttttttaattaattgtaaCTAGTTGAAAAACCCTTGCAGGGTAGTTCATCACCCGGGAGTAGATGTTTGTGCTTCCAACTACACAGAAAGATGAAACTAATCAGTTTAGAGTTACCATAAAAAAGTTGTCACTggcaaattaaaatgatatagAGAGATTGTGCTACACGTGTTTATATACTGCAGTCTCGGCATTGTAAACCATCAGATAATGTGAAGCATAACGCTTGGTTTATGTTGGAAGTTTAGATTCAAATCCAATTAGTGATAAAACTAtgccttcattttaatttttttattaaggattttatttatttatgagacaaaatgagagagaggcagagacaggcagagggagaagcaggttctctgcagggagccaggtgtggtattagatccccagaccctgggatcatgccctgagccaaaggcccatGCTCAAATACTGAGCTATGCAGGCGTCCCAAAACTATACCTTTATTGATACATTATTGAAAGCTGTTGTTTTGCACCTTGGTAGGCAAAAGCATCTGCAattcagactttaaaaaacaataaaccaTTAAGTAAACCAATAAACCCGACTACTGGGCTACGGCCATTCTGTTGTAATCTGGAATACAATGCTATATGCCCTGGAATCAGTTGTCCTTTAGACAGAGCTTCTTCTCTGGGTTCAACATGACTTTAAAAAGACAATGATATCTGTACCATTTACCACTTTGGGTGTCTTTTAACATTTTCACAAATTTTGCTTAGTGCAAATATGTTTGATGAAATTATAGTAATAAGTATACATTCAgctgtataaaatatatttaaaaatctgactttgggggatccctgcatggctcagtggtttggcgcctgcctttggcccagtttgtgatcctggagtcatgggatcaagtcccacatcgcgctccaggcatggagcctgcttttccctccttctgtgtctctgactctctctctttctctctgtgtctatcatgaataataataaataaataagtcttaaaaaaaatatctgactttgagggcggccctggtggctcactggtttagcgcagcctttagcccaggccctgatcctggaaacccggaatccagtcccatgtcaggctcccccccatgtctccctctgcctctcatgaataaataaataaaatcttaaaaacaataaaataaaataaaaaatctgactTTGAACAGAGGCATCAAGAAATAGACCTTAAATTAGCCTTCCTAAACTCGATCGAAGGTAAAAAATTACGTGGACAATCGCATCTAGAGGGTGTCTTTTCAAAATTATGTAAAGAAAGCCAGTTTGAGAGGccatactttaaatttttattcagctCACAAGAAGTATCATTGTAATAATTTGCAttaaattctgcttttaaaagcTAGAGAACATTGTAAATAAACAGTTAAGGTAGATAATAGATCACTATAAATAAGGTAGAGATGAGAAAGTTGAAAACATAAGCAGTTAGGTTAATAGATTGGAGGaagatattgatttttttctttgaagacatTAATTTTTGGATTAAATGCACTGGAGATCATGTGATTCAGGGAGTGAAGGTTACTAACCTATATTGGTTTGATTCCCTTGGAGCCTTGGAATTAAATGTCTGTCcaatcagagagagagatagagtgtgGTATggtttcctctttccttcatgtAAGTGTTGAAGTGTTGTGGTTAATTTTAGGATGCCTTGCAGGAAGGCAACTGCTTGCTTGTCCATCAGGCCTTGCGCAAACAGCTGTCACCATGGAAGTGGATGGGCGGCAAGGCCCCGCGCAAGCAGCTGGCCACCAAGGCGGCCCGCAAGAGCGCGCCGGCCACCGGCGGCGTCAAGAAGCCGCACCGCTACCGGCCCGGCACGGTGGCCCTGCGCGAGATCCGGCGCTACCAGAAGTCCACGGAGCTGCTGATCCGCAAGCTGCCGTTCCAGCGCCTGGTGCGCGAGATCGCGCAGGACTTCAAGACCGACCTGCGCTTCCAGAGCTCGGCCGTCATGGCGCTGCAGGAGGCGTGCGAGGCCTACCTGGTGGGGCTCTTCGAGGACACCAACCTCTGCGCCATCCACGCCAAGCGCGTCACCATCATGCCCAAGGACATCCAGCTGGTGCGCCGCATCCGCGGGGAGAGGGCGTAAATTCTTTTAAGCCGGTGATAGCATCTAGCCTTAAGCTCAAAGGCTGTTTTTAGAGCTAAGGTCCATCCCTTTTCTAATGAAAGGTTGCTGTGTACTTGGTTGAATTGTGAAAGATGCTGGAGGAAGCAAGTGATACAATTCTTTCATAAGATTAGTTGTGTGGCTCTGAAAAGAGTCGTTAAAGCATTCTTCTGTAGCCTGAATTCTTACTTCTTGGCGGCCACCGTATTGGGTTTGGCTGCTTTGGCCTTGGCCGCTTTCTCCTTTTTTGGGCTCTTGGCCACCTTCTTGGTGACGGTGGCCGTGGCGGGCTTCTTGGCCTTCTTCGGGGTCTTCTTGGCGCTCTTCTTGGGGGTGCCGGTCCCCGCTGCCTTCTTGGGCTTCTTGGCCGTCCCCGCCGCCCGCTTGGGCTTGGCCGCGCCCGCCTTCCTGGCCTTGGCCTCCCCGGAGGCCGCCTTCTTGTTGAGCTTGAAGGAGCCCGAGGCGCCGGTGCCCTTGGTCTGCACCAGGGTCCCCTTGCTCACCAGGCTCTTGAGGCCCAGCTTGATGCGGCTGTTGTTCTTCTCCACGTCGTAGCCGGCGGCCGCCAGCGCCTTCTTGAGCGCGGCCAGGGACACGCCGCTGCGCTCCTTGGACGCGGCCACGGCCTTGGTGATGAGCTCGGACACCGGGGGCCCGGACGCCTTGC harbors:
- the LOC140626084 gene encoding histone H3.1-like; the encoded protein is MAIETMLNLFSLHIKTYVIVYVVYSSYGQNQQLTASVSLLFRIFVLARTKQTARKSTGGKAPRKQLATKAARKSAPATGGVKKPHRYRPGTVALREIRRYQKSTELLIRKLPFQRLVREIAQDFKTDLRFQSSAVMALQEACEAYLVGLFEDTNLCAIHAKRVTIMPKDIQLARRIRGERA
- the LOC140626404 gene encoding histone H2A type 1-E, which produces MSGRGKQGGKARAKAKTRSSRAGLQFPVGRVHRLLRKGNYAERVGAGAPVYLAAVLEYLTAEILELAGNAARDNKKTRIIPRHLQLAIRNDEELNKLLGRVTIAQGGVLPNIQAVLLPKKTESHHKAKGK
- the LOC140626405 gene encoding histone H2B type 1-C/E/F/G/I; translation: MPEPAKSAPAPKKGSKKAVTKAQKKDGKKRKRSRKESYSVYVYKVLKQVHPDTGISSKAMGIMNSFVNDIFERIAGEASRLAHYNKRSTITSREIQTAVRLLLPGELAKHAVSEGTKAVTKYTSSK
- the LOC140626401 gene encoding histone H2B type 1-K-like; this encodes MPEPAKSAPAPKKGSKKAVTKAQKKDGKKRKRSRKESYSVYVYKVLKQVHPDTGISSKAMGIMNSFVNDIFERIAGEASRLAHYNKRSTITSREIQTAVRPLFPLGAGPPNKPDKMSSYMSPKTLKSQPAFQRKL
- the LOC140626402 gene encoding histone H2A type 1-E is translated as MSGRGKQGGKARAKAKTRSSRAGLQFPVGRVHRLLRKGNYAERVGAGAPVYLAAVLEYLTAEILELAGNAARDNKKTRIIPRHLQLAIRNDEELNKLLGRVTIAQGGVLPNIQAVLLPKKTESHHKAKGK
- the LOC140626408 gene encoding histone H3.1-like; amino-acid sequence: MGGKAPRKQLATKAARKSAPATGGVKKPHRYRPGTVALREIRRYQKSTELLIRKLPFQRLVREIAQDFKTDLRFQSSAVMALQEACEAYLVGLFEDTNLCAIHAKRVTIMPKDIQLVRRIRGERA
- the LOC140626085 gene encoding uncharacterized protein; the encoded protein is MTTPKPPEPARHYPLPPPFAQTVQTRKAGRPKQESVPGEGDSVNPLEYVIRAMALQHLQPLCRPPAMPGTNAYAFHKDLVLHISQTRAEIFRSSSLSSLGEDPKPTVSKTAPAARPPPPRPNPAQKTPVKKAHKTAGAAKRKASGPPVSELITKAVAASKERSGVSLAALKKALAAAGYDVEKNNSRIKLGLKSLVSKGTLVQTKGTGASGSFKLNKKAASGEAKARKAGAAKPKRAAGTAKKPKKAAGTGTPKKSAKKTPKKAKKPATATVTKKVAKSPKKEKAAKAKAAKPNTVAAKK